One Vitis riparia cultivar Riparia Gloire de Montpellier isolate 1030 chromosome 4, EGFV_Vit.rip_1.0, whole genome shotgun sequence genomic window carries:
- the LOC117912472 gene encoding uncharacterized protein LOC117912472, which translates to MNQDLVRLDRFDGSNFTRWQDKVRFLLTALKIFYILDPTLAPLPEPKENDTPQVVAARKKREEDELICRGHILNALSDRLYDLYTNTNSAREIWEALENKYKAEEEEK; encoded by the coding sequence ATGAACCAAGACCTTGTGAGGTTGGATCGTTTTGATGGTTCCAACTTCACTAGGTGGCAAGACAAGGTGAGATTCCTTCTCACAGCACTCAAGATTTTCTACATCCTTGATCCTACCTTGGCACCGTTACCGgaaccaaaggaaaatgacacacCTCAAGTGGTGGCGGCaaggaagaagagggaggaggaTGAGCTCATATGTAGGGGTCATATTTTGAACGCCTTATCCGATAGGCTATATGATCTCTACACCAACACCAATTCCGCGAGGGAGATTTGGGAGGCTCTTGAAAACAAGTACAAAGCCGAGGAAGAAG